The following proteins are co-located in the Oncorhynchus clarkii lewisi isolate Uvic-CL-2024 chromosome 30, UVic_Ocla_1.0, whole genome shotgun sequence genome:
- the LOC139389349 gene encoding general transcription factor IIH subunit 2 translates to MDEEPERAKRWEGGYERTWEILKEDESGSLKATVEEILFQAKRKRVFESHGQVRLGMMRHLYVVIDTSRTMEDQDLKPNRLTSTLKLVEYFVEEYFDQNPISQVGIITTKNKRAEKLTDLAGNPKKHIDALKKAKDSTCGGEPSLYNSLSLAMQTLKHMPGHSSREVLIIFSSLTTCDPANIYELVKTLKALKIRVSVIGLSAEVRVCTVLTRETGGSYHVILDESHFRELLMFHVKPPPATSSSECSLIRMGFPQHTIASLSDQDAKPSFSQAHLDSTSGGPGLSMGGYFCPQCQAKYTELPVECKVCGLTLVSAPHLARSFHHLFPLEAFQESPLLLHHTERFCEACQGELKDKSVFTCPSCNSVFCVECDLFIHDTLHCCPSCIHSRSAP, encoded by the exons ATGGACgaagagccagagagagccaAGCGTTGGGAGGGAGGTTATGAGCGAACATG GGAGATCTTGAAGGAGGACGAGTCTGGATCTCTCAAAGCCACTGTAGAGGAAATCCTTTTCCAGGCCAAAAGGAAAAGGGTGTTTGAGAGTCATGGACAAGTTCGTCTTGGGATG ATGCGTCACCTGTACGTGGTAATTGACACCTCTAGAACCATGGAAGACCAGGACCTGAAACCCAACCGCCTCACCTCTACACTCAAG CTGGTGGAATATTTTGTTGAGGAATACTTTGACCAGAACCCCATCAGTCAG GTGGGCATCATCACCACAAAGAACAAGAGAGCGGAGAAGCTCACTGACCTGGCAG GGAACCCAAAGAAGCACATTGATGCCCTGAAGAAAGCAAAGGACTCTACGTGTGGAGGAGAACCCTCTCTATATAACTCCCTCAGCCTGGCCATGCAGACTCTCAA acACATGCCAGGCCACAGCAGCAGAGAAGTCCTCATCATCTTCAGTAGTCTCACCACATGTGACCCAGCTAACATCTATGAGCTGGTCAAG ACTCTGAAGGCTCTGAAGATCCGTGTGTCTGTGATTGGCCTGTCAGCCGAGGTGCGTGTCTGCACGGTGCTCACCAGAGAGACCGGGGGGTCGTACCATGTGATCCTGGATGAGAGCCACTTCAGGGAGCTGCTGATGTTTCATGTGAAGCCTCCTCCTGCTACCTCCTCCTCCGAGTGTTCCCTCATACGCATGG gtttCCCCCAGCACACCATAGCCTCTCTATCAGACCAGGATGCCAAGCCTTCTTTCAGCCAGGCCCATCTGGACAGCACTAGTGGTGGTCCCGGTCTGTCTATGGGAGGGTACTTCTGTCCACAGTGCCAGGCCAAGTACACTGAGCTACCTGTCGAGTGTAAAGTCTGTG GGCTGACACTTGTCTCCGCTCCTCACCTGGCCCGCTCCTTCCACCACCTCTTCCCCCTGGAGGCCTTCCAGGAGAGTCCTCTGCTGCTGCACCACACAGAGAGGTTCTGTGAAGCCTGCCAGGGGGAGCTGAAAGACAAGAGTGTGTTCACGTGTCCGTCGTGCAACAGTGTGTTCTGCGTGGAGTGTGACCTGTTCATCCACGACACGCTGCACTGCTGCCCCTCTTGCATCCACAGCCGCAGTGCCCCCTGA